TCTCCAAAAAAGTTGGCAAAAAGacccaaaaatttgaaatcaatggAATCTCTTTTCATGTTTGATACACCAACTTGTGTGGCAACAAACAAGtttggtatatgagccaaccAATTTCACCAGAAACAAATATGTGGGAAAATCAATTATTTATATCACttgatgaaaatatttttgaattGTTATGATGGTGATCACACTGAGAaggttgttttgaattttgctcattgacagttgtttcattttcagtttgcaTGTAGTGGTTTATGTAGTGAAGGAACTGTTCTGTTCTTTAAACCCGAgttgtaaaataatttcaatattaatGCCATTTTGTGCCTTTATACTATTAAATTTAGGATGCAATTGTTAAAGATGGTCTATGGGATGTGTACAATCAGATTCATATGGTAAGAGTTTCTTtgcagaaatttttttcatttactgtttttacttcaatttgttttttatttgttcctTGCCTTCATTATTTCCAGGGTAACTGTGCAGAGAACACAGCAGCCAAGCTTAAAATAAGCCGTGAGGAACAGGATGAATATGCAATTGGTTCTTATAAGAAATCAGCAGCTGCTTGGGAGGTGAGATAACAGGGCATGGGTCATTTCTTTCTGTGAGGAAGATGTCTGTTACCAACATTTGTTTATActgaaattgttattttaatgCATCAACTACCAGGGCAAAGGTTTGTTTATGGTTATTTAAATGTACCAACTACCAGAGCAAAGTGATACTTCATATATGTTCATGTCATGTCAACAATATCATCATCTttgtggcaaaaaaaaataatcactgTGTTTGTGCACCAAAATATTGTCTTTTGTAAAGGTTTAAAACTGTATCATAAGATTAGACACTCTTTTTCCCTTCTCGGGGATATTTGAGTTCAATGtgctttgtttgaaaacaaatttacttacTCACTAACCTATTTCATGACCAAACCGAAGGTGGTTTTGAGTATCCAAGTTATTTAGATACATGTATGCCTTGCTAAGGAGTACTGTAAGTTCATTCAGTCATCAAGGCTCCAAGCTGTGGTTTGCTCTAGGTTTCCTCTTGATAACCTGCAGTGCAAAAatgtgtatgtatgtatgtatacgTAATTGACCACTCCACTCTGTGAAAAGTAACAGGATGGGAAAGAGGTGCTGGCCAACAGAGCCatgtgcaaaaaaataaatggccACTGTAGTACACCAATGATAGCTTTGTCACTAGTCTTACGAGCATATTCGAAAGACGGGAAATTGCGAAAAAAGACACTGGAAAACGATGAACTCAAAGATTACCAATTACCTGctgtcacaaaaaaaaattgttacccacaaaaaaatactttggcatttaaagaaaagatagaAACTTTCATAATTTAGTAATGTAAAATACCCTTAGTTGTGTATATGTCTAATGTGTTCTTGTAATGTGTTGTATACTGTAGTTATGGTGTATGGTTTGCTAATTGCAGTCATAGAATATTGTATGATCATTGTAAAGTAGTGTAGCTTTATgctatttgaaaaaaactatattgaaaagttgaaagcaataatcaaacaataattaacaaaaatggTCACAGCTGAGAGAGCTGGTCACATGACTGctaaattttagttttattttgtaaagaattgaaaacaaaatgacaaacgTTTTTCTCACAGGTGAAtctattagaaaaaaaatgtatgagTGAAAATAAAGggtttttaaatgttttagGAAGGTAAATTTAACAGTGAAGTCATTCCTGTAAAAATTCCACAAAGAAAAGGTTTGTTATGGCattcttctttttctattcttttaagatgatttccgcacaacattcgagcaataatggcaaaaattggcaaaaattaagttaccaaaaaatcctcttagcatggtaatattttgaataaaggtaagaagatcctatcgagatttaagctctcaagctgaccccgcgagaggaaattgaacttgaagttatccatatttcagttaaaaaggacatttcgcgttagttgtaaacacaataacactcacttttagcattcttacgaagtttgacattaaatttctcgagaatgcttggggatttcatcgcggggtcacttagagaactgaattacaatgagatgttttaaatagcattcaagaagttagcgtgctgtgagtagatttttagtaaataatttttgcaagtaattgctcgaactttgaacggaatccgtcttaaatcCTTACAGGAATTAGTTTAGCTTTGTACCGTCatgggttgaaaaaaaaaatagtcagATCGTATTGTACTAATCAGGGATGTCTCAGTGATGACCTTCTGTagttgtttgtttgaaaaagttaATCATCaataaatacatttttatttaattttgcacATTAATGTCTGATGTCTAtggttttccaaaatttaGGAAAACCTGATCTGGTTGTCAGTGAAGATGAAGAATACAAGAAAGTCTCATTTGAGAAATTTACTTCACTCAAGCCAgtatttcaaaaggaaaatggtcagtttcaTCATGGTTGTTGCCTTATGCATCAACCTGTGTAGAATTTGGTTTagttgatttaatttgatttattaGCTTCGCCAGGTTTCTGGCAGGGATACCGCAACAGCATTAGCCAATTACTGCGGTGCACTTGCATCCATAGTTTACCTTCAACAGTTGGCACCCGAGTCGAAAGAATTGAGggctcaataattatttattttgatggACCTTTTATAAATCACTTCCTGGTTTTAAAAtgacagtgccgtagcaagggtaatataagtgggggggcacgcgagcgccggggGTGCGAGCCGGTAGGGGCGTGTGGGGGTAttctcccccagaaaattttgaaatctaaaggcttggaaatgctatttccagcgttctctaagagctatttgtgatttacgcaaattatttacttcgtacactgtctaagcaaaccaatgcacatcgagagtataacacttgaaacgtcaattacaaaatagaaaaccgattatctctgtatcttgaaaccgccaaatgtttcacctttcaaagtcatcataagttcgtagttattaaactgtctgagttccCTTACAGACAAACGTAGatttcatcggcaggtcgtttcttgaaaacttcccaaactgttgcttgataatatttttttttcaacattttataaaggtctgtttttactttttaggtaaaaaactgggggggcacgggcccccccggcccctccccttgctacggcactgaatgATGCCGATGATCTCCCTAATAAAAAGGTTTtgagatttcaaaatggatgTCGTAATAAAAATTGATAGACATGCAGCAATCATAATtttgtgaagttatatatgaagtatttcatatattgcactgcggatgtgaaatcaagtaagctatgatcctgcAGCTATAAACacaattgcgttcataactgcgaggatcatagcttacttaattacaattttgtttgtaatttgtttgtaaGCTTGTACTTTTCACTTGCTTGAAGTCACTCGTGTGAGAGCAAATTGCACTCCGATAATAACATGATATTAACATCATTAATCAGGTACAGTGACTGCTGCCAATGCAAGTACACTGAATGACGGAGCTGCCGCCGTAGTGCTCATGACCAGACAGGCTGCTGACCGGCTAGGAGTGAAGCCACTTGCATCCATAGTGGGTACGCTGATTGTAGCCTGCAAAGTAGGCAATTTTTGAGGGGCAGGGAGGGgtatattttgacaattttgcgttgacaattattattgttattaatgtgTTTTTTTCACAGGTTTTGCCGATGCCTCTGTAGCACCAATCGATTTTCCTATTGCTCCGGCAGCCGCTATGCCAAAGGTACAGTAAGACAACTTAAGAGGCGCACCTGTTGTGTTTTGGACTTCTGACCTCAAGGGGACCACATGAGTGTTTAATATGCGCTATGTAGCATCGGAATTAGGATAAAGGATATAATAACTCCGATTTGGAAGAACTAAAAAGCACCGCTAAAATTCAGGGTAAAAGGAGAACGAGTGAAGTTTGAATTTGAACACTATGGCATTAAGTTATGGTCTGGAATTTTCCCCCTGTGAATTCTGGATTCCAGTGGAGTCCCTAGTCCAGATTTCAGAAATGCACGCAAATAGATGCACGTTCAAATGTGATAGAGTGGGTTTCAAATAACTATCGAAAAACCAACAGCAGCGTTATTAcctcaaccaatcacaacaggagcaaacagcgcgatgaaccaatcagattcctAGCAAGCACCTGTAGCTttctcaaagcgcgggaagaATCGCGCGTATAAGGTGTgcttggttttggttttgcttctcattaactgaaatactttaagccaatcactaaccGTAGTAATCGCATTCGAGTAGTTACTTTCGacattcatttcaaaacaGCTCCTAACTTTATAGGAAGTATCACGTTAAGTCAAAATTCAACCAACTATTTGGAACGCAAGGTTTGAGCTTTGTGtttctttacctttaccttttttCAGTTAGGGTTTGGGATAATGTTTATGTCTGCTTTAGAAATAGTTATAGATACATTTAATGACCTTTGTTTTCTGCATTTCTGGCCGCAAGGGGTAATGAACTGTTAGGGGATCCTTGTGACGCTTATCGAGGCATCTAATTGATCAATACCGGCTTGACATAACTTGAATTCAGCGGGATTCTGAACTGATTCCAAGGGCTGGATTCTCGGCTGTCAAGCCTAAGATTTCGGACTAAACGAGCTtaagtctttttttgttttgttgttggtttttttgtaAGCAAGGGATCTGGGTTATCTTGAAAGGGAAGACATGTTATATTTGCTCACAATCCCCTTAAAACTACGTAGAattgagttttctttttttcgttggTTCCTCAGTTGCTAGAACAGACTGGACTAACGAAAGAGGACATTGACATGTGGGAAATAAATGAGGCTTTTAGTGCTGTCGCTGTGGCTAATATAAAGGTATGCTAAGTAATCCACGAATGTTCAGAGAAGCTCTGAATTATTCCTTGTCAAGACCCTCCCACAAACTGACCACTACGGACTTATTCAACGTCCTAGCAAAGTTTAACTGAGTAACAAGGGAAAATTAGGCGTTTTATATACTAAAAACTGTGATATCAAGACCTCGCGCAACCTTTGGGAGGTTCTGGTAAAGTACCGAAACCAAGTGTCCTTGTAGTAACGCGAAGTTTTCTTCCTCTCCAGCTAATGGAATTGGATCCTGAGAGAGTCAATATCCATGGAGGCGCTGTTTCCATTGGACATCCAATTGGGTGAGTTGGCTTCCATTAACAGCTGTGAGCTGCAATAAACTGGAGCTCTGTGGATCTTCACACATGTTTGCTAAGGCCCGCAATGTTGGTCCGGTTGTGAGAGATGGATTTTGCACGAAATAGGTGAAGTGTCTTTTCGTTTCCTTAGCAGCATTGGTTTCCCTTTTAAGGAGGAGAATGAACGACTTGCTGCTGTCTATTTGCTTTGCCGTGGAAAcctcaaatgtgaaaatttcacgtcgtcacTGGGCAAATCATGTCAAAAATTACATCAAAGAATGACTGATTTTATGCCGCACGATTGTTTtgcttcattcaaccaatcatatcagtGACTTCTACACGCTCTGCTCGCACCACATGTGCGTTACCCTGATACATTTCCAGGCCGTTctaaagcaagcaaatttgAAGTCCTGTGGATAATGTCAGCAAGCGAGGCTTAAACTGTGATTTTCCCCGTTAAAATTCTTATCTATTCTCGCTTTCCTTGCCAGAATGTCCGGTACTCGGCTTATCGCTCACTTGACGCACAACTTGGCCGAGGGAAAACTGGGATTGGCCAGCATCTGCAACGGCGGCGGGGGAGCATCAGCAATGGTCATCAAAAGGCTCTGACGCCGCAATCACGTACCTGTCAGTTGGCAATGCAATTAGTAGAACAACAGCCTCTGTAATAACTTAGAGCCGATCCGTGGGCAAAGTTCTGAAAGCGAAGTGAAGTAGCCAATGCCCAACAATGAATTATTTCTCTCCAGTATCACTTCTTTCAGGTTTTGGTATATTGCGGGTGGCTTACAACAGAGTTTAAGGGTACTTTCTGTCCAATCAGAAGACTAGAAATCTTATTGAGTAGCATGAAAGAGTGTCCATTAATTTTGAACGGACAGATATTTTGGATTCTTGCTGTCAAAGCCTTCACATCTGTTTCCAATTGGTGACGGCTTGCATGCTAATAAAGAGGCAATATTGTTGTACATATTCAAACTGAATGAAAGGCTCCAGAAAAAACTGGTTGTCATAAACTGTCGTTGACAACGACCAGGCTACTCTGATAGGGTCACTTGCCTCACAAAGATCGGGGGAGGGGAGAAAACTTTGAAGACTGCATGGCTCAAAAATCGGCAAAAACAAGTTAGCTCTTAGTAATTTGTTGAAggaaattaattaaaatacaGATTTCTTTCAGACACCTAGGTTGTGTAGTTTATGGTTCATCTTAAGAGAGTGGAGCGGGTAGAGTGAAAGACACAACGGGAACACGAATCGATCACTGCAGCTGTTGTAACAGGCGAGGCTTttagaaatttccaaaaacgTGATCTTCACTTTATCCTATTTTATTCAAAGATggaaaaatatgtatatttcTGTTTAACGTCCTGTATTTTTTGCAAAACTGGACTTGGAGTCAAGGACTATGTACCTATCCTTGTTTATATTTACCTGATTGGTTTTGGCGATCAAatattagcgaccttcagattgcagtACGAGGACGGCTACGTGTACGAGTTTTACGTGCTGAGCACTCGCTTAAAGTTTGAagggcgaaaattttcgaagtgcgcgtgctcagaacttaaaactcgtaTTCGTCCTcttactccaatctgaaggtcgctgaTGACTGTTTCAACAGCACAAGACTAGATCCAGTGTGGTATCTCGACTTGATAAGACCTGGCGACAAAAGTACTTGAAACACTTCAGTCAAAACCCAAAAATGATAACATCCGTTCAAAATACATTTCGTGTTGTATTGTAGCTTCTCGATTTCTTTAATAATTCCTGTAAGTTGTTTGGTATGAGATGTCTTTTTTGCTACCATTTTTTACGTCCTGGTATTCCCCACATGTTAATCAACGACAAGCTCGTCACGTAAAAACGCTCCAAGGACCACAAACTGTTGAAGAAATCAGAACAGaacttctgattggtttaaataAATACGAATAAGCAGCGAGCCAATAAGAAATATTACATCGATGGCCCATCGCTTAACACGAAGATTTTGGTACGACAACGGATTTTGTGGTCAAGATTCCGAATGTTCTATGCCAAAAGTCTCAGTCAGATGCACCGTCTAATCCAGTCATACGAAAATGAGTCCTTTTTCTCGCCAATGTACAAGGTCGTTCTAGTCCACTGAAGGAGATCTAGCTAAAACGTGGAAATCGTGAATTCCTTTTCACCGAGTACTGTTCCTGGTGGAACAAGAATAACGTTTGCTTCGAACGAAGAAACTGCTTCATGAACAACGCTAATATAACGCTTAACGAACTGTGTAAACTCCACATATTGAATGACACGGGAAGGGGTAAGTTGTGAAGTGCAAACTTCTCAAGCGCCTTCCCGCCAAAACTTGACCAATGGCGAGGCCTTATCATTTCCTGCCAGGAGCTGCCAGACACGCACGTTTGGGGTAACGCTTTCTCGCTGGGAACGTGGATTTCTCTAGAACTCGGAGGAACGTGACCTTCATACAATATATAAGGTACTTCCACCCCCAGAGCTGCCATTTCTCGTTTCGTTGTTCATAAGCATTTGCTCCAGTTCACATATCCTTGCGTATAACACACGCTGCTCTTCTTCAGCCTTGTGCCGCCACCACTTCTCAACCTGTTGAACCTGGCGCTGGTGTTGAACCTAGTGAAATTGCAGTAAATCAAACGTAAAATAAGGTCATAACTCTGAAGCATCGCACTTTTATTTGGTGCTCTCATCCAAATTAAAACTACACCATTTCAATGTTGAAGAGGAAGCTCCCGCTTCTTTTTTCTTAGACTGCAAGTAGTCCCTAATTTCGGAGAGAGAGAAACGAGTGGGTGAAAAACACCTGTGCATTTCCGTAGAGGAACAAACGATCATGATACGCGGATGTATTCGCCGGCTCGTTTGCCTCTCGTCTAAATTTGGGACTAATCGTAGTCTACTGTCTTCCCGATGAATCTCTTGACGATGATGATCGTGGTCAAACCCAATGGAAATTTACACCAAAGTGGCGTTGAATACGGGTAAATATTTGCTGAAGAAACCGATCGTTTTAGTAATATACCACACCACCTGAATAACTAAAGGTAAAGCTCTGACTGCAAGACTGCAACGAACCATTTTGCTACCCTTCGACTGCTCGTAAGCAAGTACGACTGTTCGTATGCAAGTAGAGCTTACGGTTGCGTAGCGCAATTTTGCGCTTTTCGCAATATTAAACAAAATCGTTTCTTAGAAGTTACGGAACCAAAATTAGTAACCAAAGCTTCCCAATACTtgcaaaatataacaaaacaacTTAATAACCACTTCCAACATGCATTGCCATTCCGAAATTCTGGTCTACCTTCTAACTACATAATACGCCAAGCTTTCCGTTTCTATAAAGTTCTTGGGCCCCGCCACAAGACAGGGCAACGAAAATTTAGTCTGGAGACTCATTCAGTTGTTCCTCTCCACGGAAATCTTCAGTAAAAGGCGAAAGATTTATTCGTGTTGAAGAAAAACCAGAACTGGCAGTGAGGGGGGCGATTTGAGACATGGTTGAAATTGATGCACTAATGTACATGGGACACAGGAACGATTTCAGGAACGATTTCACATGGAACCACACATGCGTGATCAGACTGTCGATACACATTTTCTAGTAGTCGTAGTCAAGATCAATTTCGAATTTCCTCGTGACCAAGAGAGGCAGCCGCTGCCTATTTTGGTCACGAGAAACactttaagaagaaaaaaacacgtCGTGAAGATCAGAATCGAAAATGGTAGAGCAACGACTCTCGAAATGTCGGAACTTTCGctgtgacgaagggctaacgctggAAACGTCAGTTTTCTAACTCTTTCacggtaattcaacctttgtcaattcgtttgatgaaaccaaattatTGTATTGAATTGATCTGGCTACCACACGCATGCGCACAAGATGAAAGAACGCCTTGTAGCTCAGCAAACCTTGTTAAGCTGGGTGTACCAAAAAATTTAGAATGCGTTACTAAACTGTAATATATCAGAGAATAGTTACACATGCGTGTTCCAGAAATAAAAAGGAATTCACCATCAAGCGAACACGAGTAAAGCCTCAATGTATTCAGTTCTTCAAAACAGCAGGTAACGGTAATCTTCCGTTAGTTGCCCAGGACTACAAATAATCGCATGTATAAGACGATCTATAAGAGTCCCGAAGTGTCCCCTCACTTTGACTCAACTTCAATTTCGCTTATGATCAGGAATACTGGCAAGAAAGGTGCAAAGATCCTTCAAACACAACCTTCAAAAGAAGGCAAAGCTCATAACCTAACCACCTTAGAAATAACCCAAACACAAACGCTAATCCTACTGTTACAAAAAGTTATTTAGCGGGACACTTAAGTGACGTTAATCAACATTCAGCGTCTATCAAATTTCTTGCCATCTTCGGCGCGAAGAATTCGAGCGTTAAAACAGTAAATCTCGTTTAATTAATTTCTTATATGTTACCTGTGAAGCAGCGTAAGTTTCGTTCAAGTTATGAACGCCTTCCTCCATCACCGGCTTTGCTTCTAAAATTGTTTCTGGCACCGCTTTTAAGACGTCTTCCTCGTGCACTGGCCTCGCTTCTATTACTGTTTCCATAGAACCAGTGTCACTAAGATTTCCGCGTGAACTCGCGCGGGAGCTTGAGCGGGATCCCACGCGGGAACTGACAGCAGAGTTTGTGGGACTTGTGAGAGACGTACTGACATTGAGTGGAGTGGGGACGGCTGAGAAGAGAGCAAATAATAAATGTAGGCAAGTAAAATAGCGAATACTAAATGTCGGTTGAGAAAATGTTACCTCCTCACGGTGGAACATGGTTAGGTACGCGGTCAATCACAAGCTACCATTACCTGGCTATGTGGCTTTGCGCATGACCAGGCCGTGAGGTTGGTGTTACTTGATCTATTATCAGTTTGTCGGGCATTTTGGCGCATTTTACGGGCTAAAATGAAGAGTTTGGCTGgctaaatgtattttagctcgttaaaataaaccaatgaaaatatCAACACCTTCCTCGAATATATTTCACGGCTCTGATTTGTTTAGAAAAGTATAGTTTGTAGGTTAAAAGTCAATAATTCCACTCCAAATTAAAACGAATTGAAGGTAGAACCAACCAAAATGCcttttgacaaattttaaatATGGCGGCGTTTAGTTCACAGAGGTTTGCACATTCCGACTGAAAATATCATGCAAGATTTGAAAACTAGCtcaaacacaataaaaaattattccttttgacAAAACCTTTCGCATAGATAAGCGATGAACGACAAAGAACACAAAATGGGGAGAATTTGTTTCCCGGCGAGTAGGGTCGTATTTTCAGTATAGTATTGACAGTAACCAATATAGTTAAGGGCTGTATTTTGTTGATAGTCCCTCCTACAAACTCGGAAAGTATCTGAGTTTTTCCGCTATGTATCCGAGTTTCCCTAAGAAGATTGATTACAAGTTAGGAATCGTGGACGCATGCCCATAAAACTAGGGAAACTCGAGCAAACTCGGAAAGTATCCACGTTTATCCGAACTTCCCAAAGAGGATTAATTCAAGGTTAGAACTAGTGGACGCGCGGTCATAAAACCAGATTCAGCTGAAACATATTTAGAACTGAAGTTTAAACTTGTCTAACTTCAATGCTGGCGTAGTTACCAACTAAGCCAGCCTTAAAGCGAGACAATTGTCAAGCATAGTTCTAGAATAATatcagtgctggaaataacagtCGGTCACcgaccaaattttgaaaatgcccAGCCAATTTCGTATAATGATCGGACACGATGACCGAAACGCTCCCCAGCACAACTTGAGTTATCTTCTTCAAGGTGTtgtcagtcaataaattatgtccggtccaatttgtaaaatgtccGACCAAAAGTAAGATTAGAAAGGACATGTcctgtgaataaaaaaaattatttccagcactgaaTATAGTAATTATGATGCTAGTAAAGCATTGGTGGCAGTCAGTGTAATTTGATGTAGAATATATTAAGTTCATATACATTTGAACTGCGCAGTAAAGTTTGACGTggtcatcgcagttatgacaGCAACATAAACAGAAGCAGGAACCCATCACTTGAAGCGTGCAACTACCACACATTCCTGTCGCGGCGTGTTTCAtagactgatttatttttaggtcGAGTATCCCATGAATGAGTCTCCCGTAGGAGCGCCATCACATAGCCTTAGTATGGCAGTTGTATGCTCccactcatcggctcctggcaGAGGCTAATTAGACGCCTGACAAATTTGTAAACATGATACCATGAAGGTGCACCGAACGCTCCAAAGCATAGGGGTTTGATAGAGTTTGctacaaaaattattacctCTATTATTGTATCAAACGAATTGATATAAAAGTCGTCAGAGAGAACAGAAGAAGAgcaaacgctcgaaacgtcagtttgTAATCTTCTTAAGGTGGCAATCTGAGCCTTTTggtcaactcgtttgataacaACTCTTCGTGTTTCattctcccaccgacgcagcgcCACGATTTCCTTACAAACTAATCcctttagagcggttttcaaacgaAGTCAGTTCTTCTTATACCCTACACACAAGAcgcttttgaaattcaaaaacttCATCTACATCCTCCGCCTCAATTCATTCTAAGCTTATCCCTAAGTCTTTTTGTTAAAGTTTAGTTGCTAATCGTAGTTGTTGCATAAGCAATTGTACTTACGAGACATCAGTCCTCCGTGATCCAGTGCGCTTGCGCAGTCCTCACAGGGCGCCCTTCCCAAATGAGGAGAACTTCTGCTCCTCACCGCACGGCGAAAACCTCGGTCAGCGGAACAATTCCTGCCTAACTCAGGATTACACCTGTCTTGAAACCCCATAAATGGAATGTTATACCCTGTGGAAATCTGTCCCAGTTTAAGCTCCAGTTTGGTCAATCCACCCTTGATTAATCCGCGGATTTCGTCTTTGACGTCACCGCTAGTGTCCTTAACACTCTTACTAACTTCCCGACATTCATCACTGACACGTCCGAGTACGCGGTCGTATTCAAAGTCTTTCATCTGTCTCTCTTCCGATTGCTGTTCTTCCAGTTTCTTTTCCAACCGGTGAAGTCTGTGTTCAAGTCTACGTCGCGTGGATTCTATCTCCGTCGTACAGCGTTCTTGCCACGCTTCAAGGCGGTTCAGTGATTCTTTACATGTCAAGCAATTAGCTGTGTTACACGGGAAGGGTCCAAAGTCCACCTAAcgaataaaacattttttttctcgtttaaACAGTTACGATCATACTTCCAAAAATCTAACTTAAAACAAATTCCAAAGTTAGAAACCAAGTGCACTTACGTCGAGAAATGCACGTAATTAGATGGGAGCCAataaagtatgtatgtatgtatgtatgtatgtatgtatgtatgtatgtatgtatgtatgtatgtatgtatgtatgtatgtatgtatgtatgtatgtatgtatgtatgtatgtatgtatgtatgtatgtatgtatgtatgtatgtatgtatgtatgtatgtatgtatgtatgtatgtatgtatgtatgtatgtatgtatgtatgtatgtatgtatgtatgtatgtatgtatgtatgtatgtatgtatgtatgtatgtatgtatgtatgtatgtatgtatgtatgtatgtatgtgtgtgtgtgtgtatgtatgtatgtatgtataaaCGTCACGAAGTGTTCCGCTAAGTCTAAGGGTAAACCACCTCATTGTAACCTTAAGGTTAGCGTTTGTATTCGGGTTATTTTTTAGGTTAGGATAAGGGTTAATGTTAACGTCTCCTTGAGGAGAAGAGTGAGGAGGACAAGGCTTTATGATCCTTATTATCCGTATTTCATACCTGAAGTGACGGAGAAGTTTACGAGAAAGAGGAGGGGACACTCGGTATGC
This sequence is a window from Acropora palmata chromosome 6, jaAcrPala1.3, whole genome shotgun sequence. Protein-coding genes within it:
- the LOC141883259 gene encoding acetyl-CoA acetyltransferase, mitochondrial-like yields the protein MSLTRSILWANDKEMAAFAASRFSSLEVSRYLGWSATRKYLSSASKLHEVVIASAVRTPIGSFRSSLSDVPAPRLGAIAVKAAIEKAGIAPESVQEVFMGNVCTAGEGQAPTRQAALGAGLPVSTPCTTINKVCASGMKSIMLAAQSLACGSQEVMVAGGMESMSNVPFIVGRGAPKYGGHLMEDAIVKDGLWDVYNQIHMGNCAENTAAKLKISREEQDEYAIGSYKKSAAAWEEGKFNSEVIPVKIPQRKGKPDLVVSEDEEYKKVSFEKFTSLKPVFQKENGTVTAANASTLNDGAAAVVLMTRQAADRLGVKPLASIVGFADASVAPIDFPIAPAAAMPKLLEQTGLTKEDIDMWEINEAFSAVAVANIKLMELDPERVNIHGGAVSIGHPIGMSGTRLIAHLTHNLAEGKLGLASICNGGGGASAMVIKRL